In Campylobacter vicugnae, a genomic segment contains:
- a CDS encoding acyl-CoA dehydrogenase family protein: MALQKLAKLAHLIDKEGIYPKEILKQIAQNGDFAALQSRADLYQAIENIAKISKICGTSGFCMWCQFAIIYYLINSDNTELKNELLPKLYSGQILGGTALSNPMKAFAGIEKNHLKATKVEGGYIINGNLPWVSNISEDSVFGAIALDDDNTPVMGVIRVGDNARLKSSIKYSALEGSATKSVVIKNYFLSNNDILSQNIYEYLVRITPGFILLQTGIAAGIIKASLEEINKSNASHADINSYLNFDFKSLQNEYISLLNLVQNLAKNIDNINPLDILETRLLGSNLTQKTTSAAVLFSGARGYLESSKVARLQKEGNFVLIVTPSIKHLLKEISEVKAGRGCIKSWKSKQAI; this comes from the coding sequence ATGGCACTACAAAAATTAGCAAAATTAGCACACTTAATAGATAAAGAGGGAATATATCCTAAAGAGATCTTAAAACAGATAGCTCAAAATGGCGATTTTGCTGCACTACAATCTAGAGCAGATCTATATCAAGCCATAGAAAATATAGCTAAGATCTCTAAAATTTGCGGTACAAGTGGATTTTGCATGTGGTGCCAATTTGCTATTATCTACTACCTTATAAATAGCGACAATACAGAGCTAAAAAACGAGCTACTACCAAAGCTTTATAGCGGTCAAATTCTAGGTGGTACAGCGCTTTCTAATCCTATGAAAGCATTTGCTGGAATTGAGAAAAATCATCTAAAAGCTACAAAAGTAGAAGGCGGATATATCATTAATGGCAATCTACCATGGGTATCAAATATTAGCGAAGATAGCGTTTTTGGAGCTATAGCCTTAGATGATGATAATACGCCAGTAATGGGCGTTATAAGAGTTGGAGATAATGCTAGACTAAAATCATCTATTAAATACTCAGCTCTAGAGGGTTCAGCTACAAAAAGCGTAGTGATAAAGAATTATTTCTTAAGCAACAATGATATTTTAAGCCAAAATATCTATGAGTATTTAGTGCGTATAACGCCAGGATTTATTCTATTGCAAACTGGCATAGCAGCTGGAATTATCAAAGCTAGTCTTGAAGAGATAAATAAATCAAACGCAAGTCATGCTGATATCAACTCATATTTAAATTTTGATTTTAAAAGTTTGCAAAATGAGTATATATCTCTTTTAAATTTAGTTCAAAATTTAGCCAAAAATATTGATAATATAAATCCTTTAGATATTTTAGAAACTAGACTTTTAGGCTCAAATTTAACACAAAAGACTACATCAGCAGCAGTGCTATTTAGCGGCGCTAGAGGATATTTAGAAAGCTCAAAAGTAGCACGCCTTCAAAAAGAGGGTAATTTTGTGCTAATAGTTACTCCAAGTATCAAGCATCTTTTAAAAGAGATAAGCGAAGTCAAAGCTGGCAGAGGATGTATAAAATCATGGAAGAGCAAACAAGCAATATAA
- a CDS encoding OsmC family protein → MANCAINSCTRLDPIDKAGLEALIKAGKENPDVIKTLKCRTVAEGKFRHANYIRNLPAYIVDEPPTLLGDDTAPNPSEAVLAALGSCIAVGIHANAIAQNIVITKLEVELEGDLNITAVWGTGDLSDKPLGFTDVRVNVILESNADEERKNALIAHALKYSPVANTLLRQVNLEAK, encoded by the coding sequence ATGGCAAACTGCGCTATAAATTCATGTACAAGATTAGATCCGATAGATAAAGCAGGTCTAGAGGCTCTAATCAAAGCTGGAAAAGAAAATCCAGATGTTATTAAAACTCTAAAATGTCGTACAGTGGCTGAGGGTAAATTTCGCCACGCTAACTATATAAGAAATCTACCAGCATATATAGTAGATGAGCCACCTACACTTTTAGGCGATGATACTGCACCAAATCCTAGCGAGGCTGTTCTTGCAGCACTTGGAAGTTGTATAGCTGTAGGAATTCACGCTAATGCAATAGCTCAAAATATAGTTATTACAAAACTTGAAGTTGAGCTTGAAGGTGATCTAAATATCACTGCAGTATGGGGAACAGGCGATTTAAGCGATAAACCACTTGGTTTTACAGATGTAAGAGTAAATGTAATACTAGAAAGCAATGCAGACGAAGAGAGAAAAAATGCTCTAATCGCTCACGCTCTAAAATATTCACCAGTAGCAAATACTCTGCTTAGACAGGTAAATTTAGAAGCTAAATAA
- a CDS encoding endonuclease MutS2 — MEELFKKLDLNEYLSAYNEFLSRPKPLFISGDSKANYEKIEEISQINIKSPKEIANLDDALMRLSKQAVLHISEIYEFSKIIEYFKYLKAQNFAPKMRGYLDKIEIPASIEQIDQYFDENGEFKESIDERLVSINEAYKNKKRQIDESLKKLIYTKSLSPYLVDTQIHYINSNEALLVRGGFNHALKGTVIGRSSGGYFYILPDIVSNLKTQQSDLLDKKEEILYEHAKIISSIFSKNLPFLKFINSAFDYIDSLISRVSFAKSRDYNFVLANSSKDIILSQFAHPALKNPKRVSVDFRGKILLITGVNAGGKSMLLKSIMSAALLAKYLLPMSINSDKSSIGSFKEFEAIIEDPQNSKNDISTFAGRMIGFSRVLGKKQILIGVDEIELGTDFEEAASLYSILLTSMMKNDVKMVITTHHKRLAMLLAKNSEVELLAALYDEQNSRPKYEFLKGIIGKSYAFETASRYGIPDNLVASAKSAYGDDKENLNEMISKAINLELELKLKLDNLKEKELKLDLLLKDAKEAKVKADDMLRARLNALETEFYKAINEAKRGINLKDTKDKQRSLNNANSMAKAIQKPNIISEPPKLKVGDRVKYDKIKGVVVSISKNDATIDSNGVSFRVPIALLKIISEAPLNSQNKINVSVARPVSASVMIDLHGLRAEEAIDRLDKFISDSLLAGFDEVLIKHGIGTGKLAYAVKEFLKSHPSVKAFKDGTPSEGGFGSKVVKL, encoded by the coding sequence ATGGAAGAACTATTTAAAAAACTAGATTTAAATGAATATTTAAGTGCTTATAATGAATTTTTATCTCGCCCTAAGCCGCTTTTTATAAGTGGAGATAGCAAGGCAAATTATGAAAAAATAGAAGAGATTTCACAAATTAATATAAAAAGCCCAAAAGAGATAGCAAATTTAGATGATGCATTGATGAGATTATCAAAACAGGCTGTTTTGCATATTAGTGAAATATATGAATTTAGTAAGATTATAGAGTATTTTAAATATCTAAAAGCTCAAAATTTCGCCCCTAAAATGCGTGGATATCTAGATAAGATTGAAATTCCAGCAAGTATAGAGCAAATTGATCAATATTTTGATGAAAATGGTGAGTTTAAAGAGAGTATTGATGAGCGTTTAGTATCTATAAATGAGGCCTACAAAAATAAAAAACGCCAAATAGATGAGAGTTTAAAAAAATTAATTTATACAAAAAGCCTTAGCCCATACTTAGTAGATACTCAAATTCACTATATAAATTCCAATGAAGCTTTGCTAGTTCGTGGAGGGTTTAATCACGCTTTAAAAGGTACAGTAATTGGTAGAAGTAGTGGTGGATATTTTTATATTTTGCCTGATATTGTAAGTAATTTAAAGACCCAGCAAAGCGATTTACTAGATAAAAAAGAGGAGATTTTATACGAACATGCTAAGATAATTAGCTCAATTTTTAGTAAAAATTTACCATTTTTGAAATTTATAAACTCAGCTTTTGACTATATAGATAGCTTAATCTCTAGGGTTAGCTTTGCTAAGAGTAGGGACTATAATTTTGTGCTTGCTAACTCTAGTAAGGATATAATTTTAAGCCAGTTTGCCCACCCAGCGCTAAAAAATCCCAAAAGAGTTAGTGTAGATTTTCGTGGTAAAATTTTGCTAATAACTGGTGTAAATGCCGGTGGTAAAAGTATGCTTTTAAAGAGCATAATGAGTGCAGCATTGCTAGCTAAGTATCTTTTACCAATGAGTATAAATAGTGATAAATCCAGCATAGGTAGTTTTAAAGAATTTGAAGCCATTATAGAAGATCCGCAAAACTCTAAAAACGATATATCAACCTTTGCTGGTAGAATGATTGGATTTAGTAGAGTTTTGGGTAAAAAGCAGATATTAATTGGCGTTGATGAGATTGAGCTAGGAACTGATTTTGAAGAGGCTGCAAGCTTATATAGTATTTTGCTTACTTCGATGATGAAAAATGATGTCAAAATGGTTATAACTACTCATCACAAACGCCTTGCTATGTTACTTGCTAAAAATAGTGAAGTTGAGCTTTTAGCAGCTTTATATGATGAGCAAAACTCAAGACCAAAGTATGAGTTTTTAAAAGGAATAATTGGCAAAAGTTATGCATTTGAGACTGCTAGTAGATATGGAATTCCAGACAATCTTGTAGCTAGTGCTAAAAGTGCATATGGTGATGATAAAGAGAATTTAAATGAGATGATCTCAAAAGCGATAAATTTAGAATTAGAGTTAAAATTAAAACTTGATAATCTAAAAGAAAAAGAGCTAAAATTAGATCTACTCTTAAAAGATGCCAAAGAGGCAAAAGTAAAAGCTGATGATATGCTAAGAGCAAGATTAAATGCGTTAGAAACTGAGTTTTATAAAGCTATTAATGAGGCAAAAAGAGGTATAAATCTAAAAGATACAAAAGATAAACAAAGAAGCCTAAATAATGCAAATTCTATGGCAAAAGCGATTCAAAAACCAAATATTATAAGCGAGCCACCAAAATTAAAAGTAGGCGATAGAGTAAAATATGATAAGATAAAAGGCGTAGTAGTAAGCATTAGTAAAAATGATGCTACTATAGATAGCAATGGAGTTAGCTTTAGAGTGCCTATTGCTTTGCTTAAAATCATTAGCGAGGCTCCTTTAAATAGTCAAAATAAGATAAATGTAAGCGTAGCTAGACCAGTAAGTGCTAGCGTGATGATTGACTTACATGGACTACGCGCAGAAGAGGCGAT